A single region of the Streptomyces sp. NBC_01803 genome encodes:
- a CDS encoding DUF397 domain-containing protein, whose amino-acid sequence MWRRSSYSNGEGGDCVEVADDVPGVLPVRDSKVPGGSLLLFSVGAWAAFIGSVKRAG is encoded by the coding sequence ATGTGGCGTAGATCGAGCTACAGCAATGGGGAAGGCGGCGACTGCGTCGAGGTGGCCGACGACGTGCCCGGGGTGCTTCCCGTCCGGGACAGCAAGGTGCCGGGGGGTTCTCTCCTCCTCTTCTCGGTGGGGGCCTGGGCGGCCTTCATCGGGTCGGTGAAGCGCGCGGGCTAG
- a CDS encoding barstar family protein → MGAPTDPTDPTDPAAPAAPTDPAARLRVLAGAEPVPAGDLLSLLPATGPLWVARLDGAAMADVAGVFAQFRQRLRLPDWFGGNWDALDDCLRDLAWLPADACLIVVAGAERVLAARPRERGILFEVLARAAGSRAPAVGVPVTVVLLCAPDHAGRLRAEIAGPPGAD, encoded by the coding sequence ATGGGCGCCCCCACCGACCCCACCGACCCCACCGACCCGGCGGCCCCGGCCGCCCCCACCGACCCGGCCGCCCGGCTGCGCGTGCTCGCCGGCGCGGAGCCGGTGCCGGCGGGTGACCTCCTGTCCCTGCTCCCCGCGACCGGGCCCCTGTGGGTCGCGCGCCTGGACGGGGCGGCGATGGCGGACGTGGCCGGCGTCTTCGCGCAGTTCCGGCAGCGGCTGCGGCTGCCCGACTGGTTCGGGGGGAACTGGGACGCGCTCGACGACTGTCTCCGGGACCTGGCGTGGCTCCCGGCGGACGCCTGTCTGATCGTCGTCGCCGGGGCGGAGCGGGTGCTCGCGGCGCGGCCCCGGGAACGCGGCATCCTCTTCGAGGTGCTGGCACGGGCGGCCGGGAGCCGGGCGCCGGCGGTCGGGGTGCCGGTCACCGTGGTCCTGCTGTGCGCCCCGGACCACGCCGGCCGGCTGCGGGCCGAGATCGCCGGTCCGCCGGGCGCGGACTGA
- a CDS encoding SAM-dependent methyltransferase, which produces MTVDANVAHNARVWDYWLGGRENYEVDRWVGDEIIGMFPGIVQVARADRLFLARAVAHLAGEAGVRQFLDIGTGLPTEDNTHEVAQRLAPDARVVYVDNDPLVLAHARALLVSRPEGATDYVEADAHDPDAILQAAAKTLDFGRPVAIMLLGLLNFILDTEEAEEVVRRLLDAVPAGSYVVLTHPTDELGGEANAEAIRHWNRQARPPLTTRTRAEISRFLRGLDLLDPGLVTCSRWRPGADGPRPAEVPQYGAVGRKP; this is translated from the coding sequence GTGACCGTGGACGCGAACGTGGCGCACAACGCCAGGGTGTGGGACTACTGGCTCGGCGGCAGGGAGAACTACGAGGTGGACCGCTGGGTCGGCGACGAGATCATCGGCATGTTCCCCGGCATCGTCCAAGTGGCGCGCGCCGACCGGCTGTTCCTGGCCCGCGCGGTCGCCCACCTGGCCGGTGAGGCGGGCGTGCGGCAGTTCCTCGACATCGGCACGGGGCTGCCGACCGAGGACAACACCCACGAGGTGGCCCAGCGCCTGGCGCCGGACGCCCGGGTCGTCTACGTCGACAATGACCCGTTGGTGCTCGCCCACGCCAGAGCCCTGCTGGTGAGCAGACCCGAGGGCGCCACCGACTACGTCGAGGCCGACGCGCACGACCCGGACGCGATCCTCCAAGCGGCGGCCAAGACCCTGGACTTCGGCCGCCCGGTGGCGATCATGCTGCTCGGCCTCCTCAACTTCATCCTCGACACCGAGGAGGCGGAAGAGGTCGTGCGCCGGCTGCTGGACGCCGTGCCCGCGGGCAGTTACGTGGTGCTCACCCACCCCACCGACGAACTGGGCGGCGAGGCCAACGCCGAGGCGATCCGGCACTGGAACCGGCAGGCCCGGCCGCCGCTCACCACCCGCACCCGCGCGGAAATCAGCCGTTTCCTGCGCGGACTCGACCTGCTCGACCCGGGCCTGGTCACCTGCTCGCGGTGGCGGCCCGGAGCGGATGGGCCGCGCCCCGCCGAGGTGCCCCAGTACGGCGCGGTCGGCCGCAAGCCGTAA
- a CDS encoding HAD family hydrolase, with the protein MRHFAAEGLLGRFSSPEAALARWRVVMEEQYGRYLAGEQSFVAQRRERSRAFLGEVLSDAEADAWFARYLAHRGDADGLFPDVLPALTALTPGYRHGLLSNSDIGHQDRVLRGLGIRDRFEVLVCSDQLGHAKPAPEAFLAACEAMGLPPGAVAYVGDRPDTDAAGADAAGLYGIWLDRTGDGAAHRGLGLRRITGLAALPALLRSLADPTS; encoded by the coding sequence CTGCGGCACTTCGCGGCCGAGGGGCTGCTCGGACGGTTCTCCTCACCGGAGGCCGCGCTGGCGCGGTGGCGGGTGGTGATGGAGGAGCAGTACGGCCGCTACCTCGCGGGGGAGCAGTCCTTCGTCGCCCAACGCCGGGAACGGTCCCGCGCGTTCCTCGGGGAGGTGCTGTCCGACGCCGAGGCCGACGCCTGGTTCGCCCGGTATCTGGCTCACCGCGGCGACGCCGACGGGCTGTTCCCCGACGTGCTGCCCGCGCTCACCGCCCTCACGCCCGGCTACCGGCATGGCCTGCTGTCCAATTCCGACATCGGCCACCAGGACCGGGTGCTGCGCGGGCTGGGGATTCGCGACCGGTTCGAGGTGCTGGTCTGCTCCGATCAGCTCGGCCACGCCAAGCCCGCGCCCGAGGCGTTCCTCGCGGCCTGTGAGGCGATGGGCCTGCCGCCCGGGGCCGTCGCCTACGTCGGCGACCGGCCCGACACCGACGCGGCGGGCGCCGACGCGGCCGGGCTGTACGGCATCTGGCTGGACCGGACCGGCGATGGCGCGGCCCACCGGGGGCTGGGGCTGCGCCGGATCACCGGCCTGGCCGCGCTGCCCGCCCTGCTGAGGAGTCTCGCGGACCCCACCAGTTGA
- a CDS encoding S-adenosylmethionine decarboxylase family protein has translation MSRLVCVAYDLLACAQPDPDPAALIATLHEASELLGTDVRGELAVPFQPHGSTCVLVLSESHLIVSTWPEHRLAHVDLITCRADTPPDQALKPILRLLAPQVVKSHHIDRRLTTAPPLLPAKAHPTSVRP, from the coding sequence ATGAGCCGGCTGGTCTGCGTCGCCTACGACCTCCTGGCATGCGCCCAACCCGACCCTGATCCCGCAGCTCTGATCGCAACCCTGCACGAAGCGTCCGAGCTCCTCGGCACCGACGTCCGAGGCGAACTCGCCGTTCCCTTCCAACCACACGGCTCCACCTGCGTCCTGGTCCTGTCCGAATCCCACCTCATCGTCTCCACCTGGCCCGAACACCGTCTCGCCCACGTGGACCTGATCACCTGCCGAGCCGACACCCCACCTGACCAGGCCCTGAAACCAATCCTCAGACTTCTGGCGCCACAAGTCGTCAAGTCCCACCACATCGATCGCCGCCTCACCACGGCGCCGCCCCTTCTTCCAGCCAAAGCCCACCCCACGTCCGTCCGCCCGTGA
- a CDS encoding class I SAM-dependent methyltransferase, which produces MNSARARWVVAGYGERAAYVRAEQPPPPPKLLAHLLRRTAHVAELPCGTGHFVLAYAQAGVEVTLLDASAAMLQVAVERAATAGVPTERTHIRRCLIQQLDRLPGVDAVVVPNAALNQLAAQCPLTDILAGIRAALVPGSRILLQALCTRPGVTDGCAFYDPDLPDGAWRTDRRLDPARAAGAAYRQRRQHHDATGLALRIDFAYLSASGNRLHATSVDLRLIPAADLTDALTAVGYRIIGKLTSTRSRFTEILAAVPGGPQ; this is translated from the coding sequence GTGAACTCCGCCCGTGCTCGTTGGGTGGTCGCCGGCTACGGCGAACGGGCGGCATATGTTCGCGCCGAACAGCCGCCTCCGCCCCCGAAACTGCTGGCACACCTCCTGCGCCGCACCGCGCACGTCGCCGAACTGCCCTGTGGCACTGGGCACTTCGTGCTCGCTTACGCACAGGCGGGGGTGGAGGTTACCCTGCTGGATGCCTCAGCGGCGATGCTCCAGGTCGCCGTCGAGCGCGCCGCGACGGCTGGCGTGCCGACTGAGCGCACACACATCCGCCGATGCCTGATCCAGCAACTGGACCGGCTACCCGGAGTGGACGCCGTCGTCGTGCCGAACGCCGCGCTCAACCAGCTCGCCGCACAATGCCCACTGACCGACATCCTCGCCGGGATCCGTGCCGCCCTGGTCCCGGGCAGCCGAATCCTCCTGCAAGCGCTGTGCACACGCCCCGGCGTGACGGACGGTTGCGCGTTCTACGATCCCGATCTGCCGGATGGGGCCTGGCGCACCGACCGCCGACTGGACCCGGCGCGGGCGGCCGGAGCCGCGTACCGGCAGCGCCGCCAACACCACGACGCCACCGGCCTCGCACTGCGGATCGACTTCGCCTATCTCAGTGCGTCCGGTAACCGGCTGCACGCCACCAGCGTGGACCTGCGGCTGATCCCAGCCGCCGACTTGACCGATGCGCTCACGGCGGTCGGCTACCGCATCATCGGAAAGCTGACCAGCACCCGTAGCCGGTTCACGGAGATCCTCGCTGCCGTACCCGGTGGGCCGCAGTGA
- a CDS encoding NAD(P)-dependent oxidoreductase: MFPVLSPRLIGFPRESTPGDRRTLLTPVTACALAAAGFEMLSEPGIGKGTGCSDSVLAGHGVRFAAAEDVWAAPLVLRYKSPDLTDLNRLAPGQAIGALFHAEGDPALLAALTRAKVMAYSYEFLTENGRFPLGTAGGTIAGIQAVHFGARALQHPAGRGVLLGGVPGADPAQVVVIGSGNVGSAAARTAAALDARVTVLAHTPASAADYRTRAPMGVTVEVNSRGRLAALLPQADLIIGAILVSTHDTPPMITEADLARMRPGAVVVDATCGYGSGYLPTAGPVQSPGDPPHITGGILHVKLDTLPALVPVTASHAYTTAAAPYLVRLARHALTGRRDEAAESAVIARDGVLVHPVCRQHAAFYRMGVTA, from the coding sequence GTGTTTCCCGTCCTTTCCCCACGGCTGATCGGCTTTCCCCGCGAGTCCACCCCCGGCGACCGCCGCACACTGCTTACTCCGGTCACGGCCTGTGCACTGGCAGCAGCGGGATTCGAGATGCTCTCCGAGCCCGGCATCGGCAAAGGGACCGGCTGTTCCGACTCCGTACTCGCCGGCCACGGTGTACGGTTCGCGGCGGCCGAGGACGTGTGGGCCGCCCCGCTGGTCCTGCGGTACAAGAGCCCCGACCTCACCGACCTGAATCGGCTGGCACCCGGTCAGGCGATCGGCGCGCTTTTCCACGCCGAAGGCGACCCGGCACTGCTGGCCGCACTGACGCGCGCCAAGGTCATGGCCTACAGCTATGAGTTCCTGACCGAGAACGGCCGGTTCCCCCTGGGCACGGCGGGTGGAACGATCGCCGGGATCCAGGCCGTCCACTTCGGAGCGCGGGCATTGCAGCACCCGGCGGGCCGGGGCGTGCTGCTGGGCGGCGTCCCTGGGGCGGATCCCGCACAGGTGGTGGTGATCGGCTCCGGCAACGTCGGCTCGGCTGCCGCGCGGACGGCCGCAGCGCTGGACGCGCGCGTCACCGTGCTGGCCCACACCCCCGCCTCGGCCGCCGACTACCGCACGCGCGCCCCGATGGGTGTGACCGTGGAGGTCAACAGCCGAGGGCGGCTGGCCGCGTTGCTGCCACAAGCGGACCTGATCATCGGCGCCATCTTGGTCTCCACGCACGACACCCCGCCCATGATCACTGAGGCGGACCTGGCGCGCATGCGGCCGGGCGCCGTGGTCGTGGACGCCACCTGTGGCTATGGCTCCGGCTATCTGCCCACCGCCGGGCCCGTGCAGTCGCCGGGTGACCCGCCACACATCACGGGGGGAATTCTGCACGTCAAACTCGACACGCTGCCCGCACTGGTACCGGTCACCGCCAGCCACGCCTACACCACCGCCGCGGCACCGTATCTGGTGCGCCTGGCCCGCCACGCACTGACCGGTCGCCGCGACGAGGCCGCCGAGAGCGCGGTCATCGCCCGTGACGGCGTACTCGTCCACCCCGTGTGCCGCCAGCACGCCGCGTTCTACCGGATGGGGGTTACGGCGTGA
- a CDS encoding XRE family transcriptional regulator, whose amino-acid sequence MPATARTATHSSPLRRARLAIPATLEQVCADLDHLSPSGSSGVTPSMLSGWELGRHTTSVRYRTLLSHYYNQPADVLFAHQDLQLTAAEEQPRLLAGHRELRRAMTAVVRGAEQYLAVTGSRSRDTTYLQAIETVLAERTDLVHYRILFGPPRHTELAGHLERLLALRDPGDRSLGVKTLHIGMVPTDRDAPERFFCASEKAAVAPIPSLTSAYAFDSGVLLGTRAAERLIDHARQCYAGARRVESTAALTAMKLPVPGQRRQDG is encoded by the coding sequence ATGCCCGCAACCGCTCGCACGGCAACCCACAGCAGCCCACTGCGCCGGGCACGCCTGGCCATCCCCGCCACGCTGGAACAGGTGTGTGCGGACCTCGATCACCTGTCGCCCAGCGGCTCCAGCGGCGTGACACCCAGCATGCTGTCCGGCTGGGAACTGGGACGTCACACCACCAGCGTCCGCTACCGCACCCTGCTGTCCCACTACTACAACCAGCCGGCAGATGTCCTCTTCGCCCACCAGGACCTCCAGCTCACAGCTGCCGAGGAGCAGCCCCGGCTCCTGGCCGGGCACCGGGAACTGCGCCGCGCGATGACCGCGGTCGTGCGCGGTGCCGAGCAGTACCTCGCGGTCACCGGCTCCCGTTCCCGCGACACCACTTACCTGCAAGCCATCGAGACCGTGCTTGCCGAGCGGACCGACCTCGTTCACTACCGGATTCTGTTCGGCCCACCGCGGCACACGGAACTCGCCGGGCACCTTGAGCGGCTCCTGGCTTTGAGGGACCCGGGTGACCGAAGCCTCGGTGTGAAGACTCTGCACATCGGGATGGTGCCCACCGACCGCGACGCCCCTGAGCGCTTCTTCTGCGCCTCGGAGAAGGCAGCCGTCGCGCCCATCCCCTCCCTGACGTCGGCCTATGCTTTCGACTCCGGCGTCCTGTTGGGCACCCGCGCGGCCGAACGGCTCATCGACCACGCCCGCCAGTGCTACGCGGGAGCACGCCGGGTCGAAAGCACGGCGGCGCTCACCGCTATGAAACTCCCGGTGCCCGGCCAGCGAAGGCAGGATGGATAG
- a CDS encoding M20 family metallopeptidase: MDHPRHTDPAHILAGAKEDHDSVLELTQALVRSPSRAGIDPYEPVIQILTDWMTAHGLTPGVLHDTTGAPVAVTADIPGTRPGPRFVLDACLDTAPFGDESAWTHPPTSGLIEDGWLWGRGSSDSKAAVAVFCHLAARLADRADRLRGTLTLLFDLDEHTGGFGGAKRYFQGPDAPDDVTGVMIGYPGTDKLVIGGRGVHRTQLHVHGVSSHSGGSKTTPGAIDKAAHLIHELRAAELPAPAGDFPLPGKLTVTAITAGQGYSVTPDLCTLNIDIRTTPAFDDTAAAELLAATTAHVDRSWPDTPPTRIHTHTRWPAYALPPDSPLRSALLNAARAHHQHPEPRIAGPSNIGNYLAGLGIPATAGFGVDYTGLHATDERFRTDTVPTVQAIYHTALATLLS; this comes from the coding sequence ATGGACCACCCCCGGCACACCGACCCCGCGCACATCCTGGCGGGAGCCAAGGAAGACCACGACAGCGTCCTGGAGCTCACCCAGGCCCTCGTCCGCAGCCCCAGCCGCGCGGGCATCGACCCCTATGAACCCGTCATCCAGATCCTCACCGACTGGATGACCGCCCACGGCCTGACGCCCGGCGTGCTGCACGACACCACCGGCGCGCCGGTCGCCGTCACCGCCGACATCCCCGGCACACGCCCCGGACCGCGCTTCGTCCTCGATGCCTGTCTGGACACCGCGCCCTTCGGCGACGAGAGCGCCTGGACCCACCCGCCCACCTCCGGCCTCATCGAAGACGGCTGGCTGTGGGGCCGGGGCAGCTCGGACTCCAAGGCCGCCGTCGCCGTCTTCTGCCACCTCGCCGCCCGCCTCGCCGACCGTGCCGACCGCCTGCGCGGCACCCTTACCCTGCTGTTCGACCTGGACGAGCACACCGGCGGCTTCGGCGGCGCCAAACGCTACTTCCAGGGCCCCGACGCCCCCGACGACGTGACCGGCGTCATGATCGGCTACCCCGGCACCGACAAGCTCGTCATCGGCGGCCGAGGCGTCCACCGCACCCAACTCCACGTCCACGGCGTCTCATCCCACTCCGGCGGCAGCAAGACCACACCCGGTGCCATCGACAAGGCCGCCCACCTAATCCACGAACTCCGCGCCGCCGAACTCCCCGCGCCCGCAGGTGACTTCCCACTACCGGGCAAACTGACCGTCACCGCAATCACCGCAGGTCAGGGCTACTCCGTCACCCCCGACCTGTGCACCCTCAACATCGACATCCGCACCACCCCGGCCTTCGACGACACCGCCGCGGCCGAGCTGCTCGCCGCCACCACCGCACACGTCGACCGTTCCTGGCCGGACACCCCGCCCACCCGAATCCACACCCACACCCGCTGGCCCGCCTACGCCCTCCCACCGGACTCGCCCCTGCGCTCCGCCCTGCTCAACGCCGCCCGCGCCCACCATCAGCACCCAGAGCCGAGAATCGCCGGACCGTCCAACATCGGCAACTACCTCGCTGGCCTCGGCATCCCCGCCACCGCCGGCTTCGGCGTGGACTACACCGGCCTCCACGCCACCGACGAACGCTTCCGCACCGACACCGTCCCCACCGTCCAAGCCATCTACCACACCGCCCTGGCCACCCTGCTCAGCTGA
- a CDS encoding DUF6262 family protein, with the protein MSTTPHQRTAAAIASRRQTAEATLDRVREALARMERGRAAITVAAVARQADVSRTFLYRNSQAKDLIAQASTRSGACREQYREDAESRLMASWRERALNCRGRSEDGTGRGPYAAGSHRRTPRPNPRLGQDLPKDAVQRVMTENATLKRQIHQLTNEHRSLEVRLKGARENNRFLDKRVAELEARLAEQLTQVANPPGSAQGLYLR; encoded by the coding sequence ATGAGCACCACGCCGCACCAACGGACCGCAGCCGCCATCGCCTCGCGCCGCCAGACCGCGGAGGCGACGCTCGACCGAGTCCGCGAGGCCCTCGCCCGGATGGAGCGCGGACGCGCGGCGATCACGGTGGCCGCCGTTGCCCGTCAAGCTGACGTCTCCCGCACGTTCCTCTATCGGAACTCCCAGGCCAAGGACCTTATCGCCCAAGCATCCACACGAAGTGGCGCATGCCGTGAGCAATACCGCGAGGACGCTGAGTCTCGTCTCATGGCCTCGTGGCGCGAGCGGGCACTTAATTGCCGAGGACGGTCTGAAGACGGCACTGGGAGAGGTCCGTACGCAGCGGGATCGCATCGGCGAACTCCTCGGCCGAATCCGAGACTTGGACAGGATCTGCCCAAGGACGCCGTCCAGCGCGTGATGACGGAAAACGCCACACTCAAGCGCCAGATCCACCAACTCACCAACGAACACCGGAGCCTGGAGGTCCGGCTGAAGGGGGCACGCGAGAACAACCGGTTCCTCGACAAGCGGGTCGCCGAACTCGAAGCTCGACTTGCCGAGCAGCTGACCCAGGTTGCGAACCCGCCCGGGAGTGCTCAGGGCCTCTACCTCAGGTGA
- a CDS encoding HAD family hydrolase — protein MGISAVVWDIDDTLFDYSGSDRAAALRHFAAEGLLGRFSSPEAALARWRVVMEEQYGRYLAGEQSFVAQRRERSRAFLGEVLSDAEADAWFARYLAHRGDADGLFPDVLPALTALTPGYRHGLLSNSDIGHQDRVLRGLGIRDRFEVLVCSDQLGHAKPAPEAFLAACEAMGLPPGAVAYVGDRPDTDAAGADAAGLYGIWLDRTGDGAAHRGLGLRRITGLAALPALLRSLADPTS, from the coding sequence ATGGGGATCAGTGCCGTGGTCTGGGACATCGACGACACCCTGTTCGACTACAGCGGCAGCGACCGCGCCGCCGCGCTGCGGCACTTCGCGGCCGAGGGGCTGCTCGGACGGTTCTCCTCACCGGAGGCCGCGCTGGCGCGCTGGCGGGTGGTGATGGAGGAGCAGTACGGCCGCTACCTCGCGGGGGAGCAGTCCTTCGTCGCCCAACGCCGGGAACGGTCCCGCGCGTTCCTCGGGGAGGTGCTGTCCGACGCCGAGGCCGACGCCTGGTTCGCCCGGTATCTGGCTCACCGCGGCGACGCCGACGGGCTGTTCCCCGACGTGCTGCCCGCGCTCACCGCCCTCACGCCCGGCTACCGGCATGGCCTGCTGTCCAATTCCGACATCGGCCACCAGGACCGGGTGCTGCGCGGGCTGGGGATTCGCGACCGGTTCGAGGTGCTGGTCTGCTCCGATCAGCTCGGCCACGCCAAGCCCGCGCCCGAGGCGTTCCTCGCGGCCTGTGAGGCGATGGGCCTGCCGCCCGGGGCCGTCGCCTACGTCGGCGACCGGCCCGACACCGACGCGGCGGGCGCCGACGCGGCCGGGCTGTACGGCATCTGGCTGGACCGGACCGGCGATGGCGCGGCCCACCGGGGGCTGGGGCTGCGCCGGATCACCGGCCTGGCCGCGCTGCCCGCCCTGCTGAGGAGTCTCGCGGACCCCACCAGTTGA
- a CDS encoding endonuclease/exonuclease/phosphatase family protein: MRILTWNLWWRFGSWDQRRKAILSVLREERPDVCGLQEVWQAGGENLARWLADELGMHWAWAPGEVFSYWRDRLGAEVAAGLGVGNAVLSRWPIVESAVERLPDGGGPDEVRVALHALIETEAGRLPFFTTHLHAAQGGSAVRCAQVRALARFVAARGSGSGSGSGSGSGSGSGSGAYPPVVTGDFNAEPASDEMRLFGGTLTTPAVPGLVLLDAWRAADPAGPWASWDPGANPLVAGPGVFRSRIDYIHVGLPARGGSGRVTTARLAGLGPVDGVWPSDHAAVVADLTGP, encoded by the coding sequence GTGCGCATCCTCACGTGGAACCTGTGGTGGCGGTTCGGGTCCTGGGACCAGCGGCGGAAGGCGATTCTTTCGGTGCTGCGGGAGGAGCGGCCCGACGTCTGCGGGTTGCAGGAGGTGTGGCAGGCCGGGGGCGAGAATCTGGCGCGGTGGCTGGCGGACGAGTTGGGGATGCACTGGGCGTGGGCGCCGGGTGAGGTCTTCTCGTACTGGCGGGACCGGCTCGGCGCCGAGGTGGCGGCCGGGCTCGGGGTGGGGAACGCGGTGCTGAGCCGGTGGCCGATCGTGGAGTCCGCCGTCGAGCGGCTGCCGGACGGCGGCGGGCCGGACGAGGTCCGGGTCGCGCTGCACGCGCTGATCGAGACGGAGGCCGGCCGGCTGCCGTTCTTCACCACCCATCTGCACGCGGCGCAGGGCGGTTCGGCGGTGCGGTGCGCGCAGGTGCGGGCCCTGGCCCGGTTCGTCGCGGCACGCGGCTCCGGCTCCGGCTCCGGCTCCGGCTCCGGCTCCGGCTCCGGCTCCGGCTCCGGGGCATATCCGCCCGTGGTCACCGGCGACTTCAACGCCGAGCCCGCCTCGGACGAGATGCGGCTGTTCGGCGGCACGCTCACCACCCCGGCCGTGCCCGGGCTGGTGCTGCTGGACGCCTGGCGCGCGGCCGACCCCGCCGGGCCGTGGGCGTCGTGGGACCCGGGCGCCAACCCGCTGGTCGCGGGGCCCGGCGTCTTCCGTTCGCGGATCGACTACATCCACGTGGGCCTGCCCGCGCGGGGCGGGTCGGGCCGGGTGACGACCGCCCGCCTCGCCGGTCTCGGCCCGGTCGACGGCGTCTGGCCGTCCGACCACGCCGCGGTGGTCGCGGACCTCACCGGTCCGTGA
- the prcB gene encoding proteasome subunit beta, translated as MSADVSDWGALPPGFLAPGPPSFYDFLTRHAPDALPSRHALPATKGIAHIPHGTTIVAAEYADGVLLAGDRRITMGNLIAHREGEKVFPADEFSAVGISGTVGIAVEMVRLFQLELEHYEKVEGVPLSLVGKANRLTSMIRDNLELAMQGLAVIPLFAGFDPADGRGRIFSFDITGGHHEEYDFSATGSGSIFARGALKKLYRPGMSEADITAAVLQALYDAADEDTATGGPDLTRHLYPVITLLTEDGYRRLTEQEVASAARAVLDQRLAHPDGPTVS; from the coding sequence ATGTCCGCCGACGTCTCCGACTGGGGGGCGCTGCCCCCCGGTTTCCTGGCTCCCGGGCCGCCGTCGTTCTACGACTTCCTCACCCGCCACGCGCCCGACGCGCTGCCCTCGCGGCACGCGCTGCCCGCCACCAAGGGCATCGCCCACATCCCGCACGGCACCACCATCGTCGCCGCCGAGTACGCCGACGGCGTGCTGCTGGCGGGCGACCGCCGCATAACGATGGGGAACCTCATCGCCCACCGCGAGGGCGAGAAGGTCTTCCCGGCCGACGAGTTCTCGGCCGTCGGCATCTCCGGCACGGTCGGCATCGCCGTCGAGATGGTCCGGCTCTTCCAACTGGAGCTGGAGCACTACGAGAAGGTCGAGGGCGTCCCGCTCTCCCTGGTCGGCAAGGCCAACCGCCTCACCAGCATGATCCGGGACAACCTGGAGCTGGCCATGCAGGGCCTCGCGGTCATCCCGCTCTTCGCCGGATTCGACCCGGCCGACGGCCGCGGCCGGATCTTCTCCTTCGACATCACCGGCGGCCACCACGAGGAGTACGACTTCTCCGCCACCGGCTCGGGCTCGATCTTCGCCCGCGGCGCGCTCAAGAAGCTCTACCGGCCCGGCATGAGCGAGGCCGACATCACCGCCGCCGTCCTTCAGGCCCTGTACGACGCGGCCGACGAGGACACCGCGACCGGCGGCCCCGACCTGACCCGCCACCTCTACCCGGTGATCACGCTGCTCACCGAGGACGGCTACCGCAGGCTCACCGAGCAGGAGGTCGCCTCGGCCGCCCGCGCGGTCCTCGACCAGCGTCTCGCCCACCCGGACGGCCCGACCGTCTCCTGA